One Setaria viridis chromosome 3, Setaria_viridis_v4.0, whole genome shotgun sequence DNA window includes the following coding sequences:
- the LOC117849070 gene encoding type I inositol polyphosphate 5-phosphatase 10 — MAFPDDGKMKGCQPKLFGTKDKKVAKRTDRASCSTAKCGSSNSKSPSSSPFRKLSEVRSIRISHFLSHSANATKYEHIRIFVSTWNVGGKAPTAELKLDDFLPADDHSDIYVLGFQEIVPLNAGNVLVIEDNEPAARWLALINRVLNRQVDTDADIFQHKPSPSLDSTSSQSTPGLDASFSNRSRTASGSVIFQKSLKSIRKSYMPSRRKQLKFCNCPVEMAKKSYKDACFRCPQAYANEMDSSEEDELDDKLNNIFGLNDDGVTSSATASRDQLKYNLISCKQMVGIFVTVWAKKELVQHIGHLRTSCVGRGIMGCLGNKGCISVSMTLYQTSFCFICSHLASGEKEGDELRRNLDVLEILRLTQFRRICRRAGRRIPEKILDHDRAIWLGDLNYRISLSYEDTKKLLTENNWDALFEKDQLNIQRASGRAFKGWSEEKIYFAPTYKYSCNSDSYAGEAATSKKKRRTPAWCDRILWHGDGISQLSYFRGESKFSDHRPVCGTFILEVEMLDGKSKRRSSNTNIRIGAEELLPTSKHNKVTDLSVAMASSPCKRGRPPALARLLLLFLLALLAGRGGAAGGGGKGSSVYPAAVVYPHHSRQISWKPRVFLYQHFLSDDEANHLISLARAELKRSAVADNLSGKSTLSEVRTSSGTFLRKGQDPIVAGIEDKIAAWTFLPKENGEDIQVLRYKRGEKYEPHYDYFSDNVNTVRGGHRYATVILYLTDVAAGGETVFPLAEEFDNGKDATLSECAQKGIAVKPRKGDALLFFNLKPDGTTDTVSLHGGCPVIKGEKWSATKWIRVASFDKVHHRQGNCTDENESCEKWAALGECIKNPEYMVGTAVLPGYCRRSCNVC, encoded by the exons ATGGCTTTCCCAGATGATGGAAAGATGAAG GGCTGTCAGCCAAAGCTTTTTGGGACAAAAGATAAGAAAGTCGCAAAGAGGACAGACCGGGCAAGCTGCTCCACAG CTAAGTGTGGATCAAGCAACTCGAAGTCACCATCTTCGTCCCCCTTCCGGAAACTTTCAG AAGTTAGGAGCATACGGATCAGCCATTTTCTAAGCCACTCTGCAAACGCTACAAAATACGAACATATCAG GATATTTGTTTCCACATGGAATGTTGGAGGAAAAGCACCTACCGCTGAGTTGAAACTGGATGATTTTCTTCCTGCTGATGACCATTCAGATATTTATGTTTTAGG ATTTCAGGAAATTGTCCCTCTCAATGCTGGTAATGTGCTTGTGATAGAAGACAACGAACCAGCTGCAAGATGGCTTGCTCTTATAAACCGCGTGCTAAATAGACAAGTTGACACTGATGCTGATATTTTTCAGCACAAACCATCTCCCTCCCTTGATTCAACCTCATCCCAATCAACGCCAGGCCTTGATGCTTCATTCTCCAACCGTTCAAGAACTGCTAGCGGCTCTGTAATTTTCCAAAAGTCCTTGAAATCCATCAGGAAATCTTACATGCCATCCCGGAGAAAACAGCTTAAATTCTGCAATTGCCCAGTGGaaatggccaagaaatcctacaAAGATGCTTGCTTTCGGTGCCCACAAGCATATGCTAATGAAATGGACTCTTCAGAAGAGGATGAATTGGATGACAAATTGAACAATATTTTTGGTCTCAATGATGATGGTGTTACTTCGTCTGCCACTGCCTCCAGGGACCAGCTTAAGTATAACCTCATATCTTGCAAACAAATGGTTGGTATCTTTGTCACCGTATGGGCAAAGAAAGAACTAGTGCAGCATATAGGCCATTTGAGAACATCCTGTGTTGGTCGCGGAATAATGGGATGTCTTGGAAACAAG GGATGTATATCAGTAAGCATGACACTGTACCAGACGAGCTTTTGTTTCATCTGCAGTCATTTGGCTTCAGGTGAGAAAGAAGGCGATGAGTTGAGGCGGAATTTAGATGTGTTAGAGATTCTGAGGCTCACACAATTTCGAAGGATTTGTAGAAGAGCTGGGCGAAGAATCCCTGAGAAAATTCTTGATCATGA TCGGGCGATATGGTTAGGGGATCTGAACTACCGTATTTCCTTGAGCTATGAAGATACCAAGAAACTTCTGACTGAAAATAACTGGGATGCCCTTTTTGAAAAGGATCAG CTCAATATCCAGCGTGCATCAGGAAGAGCGTTCAAGGGGTGGAGTGAGGAGAAGATATATTTTGCTCCCACATACAAGTACTCTTGCAACTCTGATTCTTATGCTGGAGAGGCTGCTACATCAAAGAAAAAGAGGAGAACCCCAGCCTG GTGTGATAGAATACTATGGCATGGAGATGGTATTTCTCAGTTATCCTACTTCCGAGGGGAGTCTAAATTTTCCGACCATCGTCCTGTCTGTGGAACCTTTATTCTTGAGGTTGAAATGCTAGATGGCAAATCAAAGCGGCGCTCATCAAACACTAACATTAGAATCGGTGCTGAAGAGCTGTTACCGACAAGTAAGCACAACAAAG TGACGGATCTCTCGGTAGCAATGGCGAGTTCTCCGTGCAAGAGGGGCCGTCCTCCTGCCCTcgcgcggctcctcctcctcttcctcctcgccctcctcgccggccgcggcggcgctgcgggggGAGGCGGCAAGGGCAGCTCGGTGTACCCAGCGGCCGTCGTGTACCCGCACCACTCCCGCCAGATCTCCTGGAAACCCCG GGTGTTCCTGTACCAGCACTTCCTCAGCGACGACGAGGCCAACCACCTCATCTCCCTC GCTAGAGCAGAGCTCAAGAGGTCGGCGGTCGCTGATAACTTGTCCGGCAAGAGCACGCTCAGTGAAGTCCGCACCAGCTCGGGCACCTTCCTCAGGAAAGGCCAG GATCCAATTGTTGCGGGTATAGAGGACAAAATTGCTGCATGGACATTCCTTCCAAAAG AGAATGGTGAAGATATCCAAGTCCTGAGATATAAGCGTGGGGAGAAGTATGAACCGCACTATGATTACTTCTCTGACAATGTTAACACTGTCCGTGGTGGTCATCGCTATGCTACTGTTATTTTGTACTTAACTGATGTAGCAGCAGGAGGGGAAACAGTTTTCCCCTTGGCCGAG GAGTTTGACAACGGTAAAGATGCAACCCTGTCAGAGTGTGCTCAGAAAGGCATTGCAG TGAAACCACGAAAAGGGGACGCACTCCTTTTCTTCAACCTTAAACCAGATGGTACCACCGATACAGTGAGCCTCCATGGTGGATGCCCGGTCATCAAGGGTGAGAAATGGTCAGCTACAAAGTGGATCCGTGTGGCCTCATTCGACAAGGTCCATCACAGGCAAGGCAATTGCACTGATGAGAACGAGAGCTGCGAGAAATGGGCAGCCCTGGGAGAGTGCATAAAGAACCCAGAGTACATGGTGGGAACCGCAGTGTTGCCCGGTTACTGTCGGAGGAGCTGCAACGTGTGTTAG
- the LOC117849947 gene encoding ADP-ribosylation factor 2: MGLTFTKLFSRLFAKKEMRILMVGLDAAGKTTILYKLKLGEIVTTIPTIGFNVETVEYKNISFTVWDVGGQDKIRPLWRHYFQNTQGLIFVVDSNDRERVVEARDELHRMLNEDELRDAVLLVFANKQDLPNAMNAAEITDKLGLHSLRQRHWYIQSTCATSGEGLYEGLDWLSNNIANKA; encoded by the exons ATGGGGCTCACGTTCACTAAGCTGTTCAGCCGCCTCTTCGCCAAGAAGGAGATGAGGATCCTCATGGTTGGTCTCGACGCGGCCGGTAAGACCACCATCCTCTACAAGCTCAAGCTTGGCGAGATCGTCACCACCATCCCCACCATAG GATTTAATGTCGAAACTGTTGAGTACAAGAACATTAGCTTCACTGTTTGGGATGTCGGTGGTCAGGACAAG ATCCGGCCCTTGTGGAGGCACTACTTCCAGAACACCCAGGGCCTCATTTTTGTCGTGGACAGCAATGACAGAGAGCGTGTTGTTGAGGCCAGAGATGAGCTCCATAGGATGCTGAACGAG GACGAGCTTCGTGATGCTGTGCTTCTGGTGTTTGCAAACAAACAAGATCTTCCCAATGCCATGAATGCTGCTGAAATCACCGACAAGCTTGGCCTTCACTCCCTGCGCCAGCGGCATTG GTACATCCAGAGCACATGTGCTACCTCTGGTGAGGGTTTGTACGAGGGGCTTGACTGGCTTTCCAACAACATTGCCAACAAG GCTTGA
- the LOC117850508 gene encoding ABSCISIC ACID-INSENSITIVE 5-like protein 2 isoform X3, producing the protein MLFVFGSDHVFFLLTSIFCKIIGCTCVHPCPILLYRVRPWFMIQAMASQAGGGGGGDAGSAQRGQIQGLARQGSLYNLTLDEVQNHLGEPLLSMNFDDLLKTVFPDGVDPNGPVIGKPDPASSLQRQGSIVMPPQLSKKTVDEVWKGIQDGPETSAREGGRHRRERQPTLGEMTLEDFLVKAGVVPEGLMRDSDDLLVNMDTVGSNVMVAGTSSLNPGAQLLQQYQQQALESQQPSLVGSYMAGQLAPQPLSVATGAMLDSMYSDGQITSPTLGAFSDPQTPGRKRGVSGEVVDKVIERRQKRMIKNRESAARSRARKQAYTNELENKVSLLEEENERLKKQKEFGEILSSAPPPEPKYQLRRTSSSAL; encoded by the exons ATGCTATTcgtattcggatctgaccatgtATTTTTCTTACTAACTTCgattttttgcaaaattattgGGTGTACATGTGTACATCCATGTCCTATACTGCTATACAGGGTCCGTCCCTGGTTCATGATCCAGGCAATGGCATCACAGGCtggaggtggcggaggtggGGATGCTGGCTCGGCGCAACGCGGGCAGATTCAGGGTTTGGCAAGACAGGGTTCTTTATACAACCTTACCCTGGATGAGGTGCAGAACCATTTGGGAGAGCCATTGCTTAGCATGAATTTCGATGACCTCCTGAAGACCGTGTTTCCTGACGGTGTAGACCCGAATGGCCCTGTCATAGGCAAGCCTGATCCAGCATCGAGCCTGCAGCGACAAGGGAGCATTGTGATGCCTCCGCAGCTGAGCAAGAAGACTGTTGATGAGGTGTGGAAGGGCATCCAGGATGGACCAGAGACCAGTGCTAGAGAAGGTGGTCGGCACAGGCGGGAGAGGCAGCCGACGCTTGGGGAGATGACACTTGAGGACTTCTTGGTTAAAGCTGGGGTTGTTCCGGAAGGACTTATGAGGGATTCAGATGATTTGCTGGTCAATATGGATACAGTTGGGAGCAATGTTATGGTGGCTGGCACTTCCAGTTTGAACCCTGGAGCACAGTTGTTGCAGCAGTACCAGCAGCAAGCTTTGGAGTCCCAGCAACCGAGTTTGGTGGGTTCATACATGGCTGGTCAGTTGGCTCCCCAGCCATTGTCTGTTGCTACAGGTGCTATGTTGGATTCAATGTACTCCGATGGCCAGATTACTTCACCAACACTTGGTGCATTTTCGGACCCTCAGACACCTGGGCGCAAGCGTGGTGTCTCAGGGGAGGTGGTAGATAAGGTGATTGAAAGAAGGCAGAAGAGGATGATAAAAAATAGGGAATCAGCTGCACGGTCAAGAGCGAGAAAGCAG GCTTATACTAATGAGCTCGAAAACAAGGTATCCCTTCTTGAAGAGGAGAATGAGAGGCTAAAGAAACAGAAG GAATTTGGTGAGATACTgagctctgctcctcctccagaACCGAAGTATCAGCTCAGGAGAACAAGTTCGTCCGCCCTTTGA
- the LOC117849949 gene encoding uncharacterized protein, with protein sequence MAGTAHRQRPWAAAALVVAVAVAALLLASPGGAQPLAPSPAASASAPGPAGGIDSSCMNSLLNMSDCLTYVTKGSAARRPDAPCCPELAGMVDSNPVCLCELLSGAADSYGIAVDYARALALPGICRVATPPVSTCTAMGFHVRVGPAAAPVPGSPSPMSGMAPSGEGPQFPGASPMASPPPSTSHAARRFSAGGHLAALAVLPLAAAAVSGML encoded by the exons ATGGCGGGGACGGCGCATCGTCAGcggccgtgggcggcggcggcgctcgtggtggcggtggcggtggcggcgctgctgctggcgtcgccgggcggcgcgcagccgctggcgccctcgccggcggcgtcggcgtcggcgccggggccggcgggcgggatCGACTCGTCGTGCATGAACTCGCTGCTCAACATGTCGGACTGCCTGACGTACGTGACCAAggggagcgcggcgcggcggccggacgcGCCGTGCTGCCCGGAGCTGGCGGGGATGGTGGACTCCAACCCGGTCTGCCTCTGCGAGCtcctctccggcgccgccgactCCTACGGCATCGCCGTCGACTACGCCCGCGCGCTCGCGCTCCCGGGGATCTGCCGCGTCGCCACCCCGCCCGTCTCCACCTGCACAG CCATGGGGTTTCACGTCCGCGTGGGCCCAGCCGCAGCGCCCGTGCCAGGGTCTCCGTCGCCCATGTCAGGCATGGCTCCCTCCGGGGAGGGCCCACAGTTCCCAG GGGCATCGCCgatggcctcgccgccgccgtcgaccagCCACGCGGCGCGGCGCTtctccgccggcggccacctcgccgccctcgcggtgctgccgctggccgccgccgccgtcagcggGATGCTCTAG
- the LOC117850508 gene encoding ABSCISIC ACID-INSENSITIVE 5-like protein 2 isoform X1, producing MLFVFGSDHVFFLLTSIFCKIIGCTCVHPCPILLYRVRPWFMIQAMASQAGGGGGGDAGSAQRGQIQGLARQGSLYNLTLDEVQNHLGEPLLSMNFDDLLKTVFPDGVDPNGPVIGKPDPASSLQRQGSIVMPPQLSKKTVDEVWKGIQDGPETSAREGGRHRRERQPTLGEMTLEDFLVKAGVVPEGLMRDSDDLLVNMDTVGSNVMVAGTSSLNPGAQLLQQYQQQALESQQPSLVGSYMAGQLAPQPLSVATGAMLDSMYSDGQITSPTLGAFSDPQTPGRKRGVSGEVVDKVIERRQKRMIKNRESAARSRARKQAYTNELENKVSLLEEENERLKKQKVLLSFSCSFCGGYSAKNISLCLHIKLSVLAKLLFFRWSSLLFYVNYLFISWFLFFLLVLNSYVMCYLTTTIDV from the exons ATGCTATTcgtattcggatctgaccatgtATTTTTCTTACTAACTTCgattttttgcaaaattattgGGTGTACATGTGTACATCCATGTCCTATACTGCTATACAGGGTCCGTCCCTGGTTCATGATCCAGGCAATGGCATCACAGGCtggaggtggcggaggtggGGATGCTGGCTCGGCGCAACGCGGGCAGATTCAGGGTTTGGCAAGACAGGGTTCTTTATACAACCTTACCCTGGATGAGGTGCAGAACCATTTGGGAGAGCCATTGCTTAGCATGAATTTCGATGACCTCCTGAAGACCGTGTTTCCTGACGGTGTAGACCCGAATGGCCCTGTCATAGGCAAGCCTGATCCAGCATCGAGCCTGCAGCGACAAGGGAGCATTGTGATGCCTCCGCAGCTGAGCAAGAAGACTGTTGATGAGGTGTGGAAGGGCATCCAGGATGGACCAGAGACCAGTGCTAGAGAAGGTGGTCGGCACAGGCGGGAGAGGCAGCCGACGCTTGGGGAGATGACACTTGAGGACTTCTTGGTTAAAGCTGGGGTTGTTCCGGAAGGACTTATGAGGGATTCAGATGATTTGCTGGTCAATATGGATACAGTTGGGAGCAATGTTATGGTGGCTGGCACTTCCAGTTTGAACCCTGGAGCACAGTTGTTGCAGCAGTACCAGCAGCAAGCTTTGGAGTCCCAGCAACCGAGTTTGGTGGGTTCATACATGGCTGGTCAGTTGGCTCCCCAGCCATTGTCTGTTGCTACAGGTGCTATGTTGGATTCAATGTACTCCGATGGCCAGATTACTTCACCAACACTTGGTGCATTTTCGGACCCTCAGACACCTGGGCGCAAGCGTGGTGTCTCAGGGGAGGTGGTAGATAAGGTGATTGAAAGAAGGCAGAAGAGGATGATAAAAAATAGGGAATCAGCTGCACGGTCAAGAGCGAGAAAGCAG GCTTATACTAATGAGCTCGAAAACAAGGTATCCCTTCTTGAAGAGGAGAATGAGAGGCTAAAGAAACAGAAGGtacttttatccttttcttgttctttctgTGGAGGGTATTCAGCAAAAAACATTTCACTATGTCTTCATATTAAACTGTCAGTTCTTGCAAAACTGTTGTTCTTCAGATGGTCAAGTCTTCTGTTCTATGTTAACTATTTATTCATTTCctggttccttttttttcttttagtgcTCAATAGCTATGTCATGTGCTACCTGACAACCACAATTGACGTATGA
- the LOC117847537 gene encoding NADH--cytochrome b5 reductase 1 — protein MEFLQGQRLETTVAVAVAVVAVAAGAAYLFLRSRKPMGCLDPETFRGFKLVEKRQLSHNVAKFKFALPTPTSVLGLPIGQHISCRGQDAAGEEVIKPYTPTTLDSDLGHFELVIKMYPQGRMSHHFREMKVGDYLSVKGPKGRFKYQPGQVRAFGMIAGGSGITPMFQVTRAILENPEDNTKVHLIYANVTYDDILLKEELDSMAKNYPDRFKIYYVLNQPPEIWDGGVGFVSKEMIQAHCPAPAADIQVLRCGPPPMNKAMAAHLDDLGYTKEMQFQF, from the exons ATGGAGTTCCTGCAGGGGCAGAGGCTGGAGACCACGGTGGCCGTCGCGGTCGCCGTCGTAgccgtggccgccggcgccgcctacCTCTTCCTCCGCAGCAGGAAGCCCATGG GTTGCTTGGACCCTGAGACCTTCAGGGGGTTTAAACTCGTCGAGAAGAGGCAACTGAGCCATAATGTTGCCAAGTTCAAGTTTGCGCTTCCGACACCTACTTCTGTCTTGGGTCTTCCAATAGGACAACATATAAGCTGCAG GGGACAGGATGCCGCTGGTGAGGAAGTAATCAAGCCTTATACTCCCACTACACTGGACTCTGATCTCGGGCACTTTGAGCTTGTTATTAAG ATGTACCCCCAAGGAAGAATGTCTCATCATTTTCGTGAGATGAAAGTCGGCGACTATTTGTCTGTGAAGGGACCTAAG GGCCGTTTCAAGTACCAACCTGGACAAGTGAGAGCATTTGGAATGATAGCTGGAGGATCAGGCATCACCCCAATGTTCCAA GTTACAAGGGCAATTCTTGAGAACCCAGAAGACAATACAAAAGTTCACCTAATCTATGCGAATGTCACATATGATGATATTCTTCTGAAg GAAGAACTGGACAGTATGGCAAAAAACTATCCCGATCGTTTCAAGATCTACTATGTCTTGAATCAG CCTCCTGAAATCTGGGACGGCGGTGTTGGGTTCGTGTCAAAGGAAATGATCCAAGCCCATTGCCCAGCGCCTGCTGCCGACATTCAG GTGTTGAGATGCGGGCCTCCTCCCATGAACAAAGCCATGGCCGCGCACCTGGACGATCTTGGCTACACGAAGGAAATGCAGTTCCAGTTCTGA
- the LOC117850508 gene encoding ABSCISIC ACID-INSENSITIVE 5-like protein 2 isoform X2: protein MIQAMASQAGGGGGGDAGSAQRGQIQGLARQGSLYNLTLDEVQNHLGEPLLSMNFDDLLKTVFPDGVDPNGPVIGKPDPASSLQRQGSIVMPPQLSKKTVDEVWKGIQDGPETSAREGGRHRRERQPTLGEMTLEDFLVKAGVVPEGLMRDSDDLLVNMDTVGSNVMVAGTSSLNPGAQLLQQYQQQALESQQPSLVGSYMAGQLAPQPLSVATGAMLDSMYSDGQITSPTLGAFSDPQTPGRKRGVSGEVVDKVIERRQKRMIKNRESAARSRARKQAYTNELENKVSLLEEENERLKKQKVLLSFSCSFCGGYSAKNISLCLHIKLSVLAKLLFFRWSSLLFYVNYLFISWFLFFLLVLNSYVMCYLTTTIDV from the exons ATGATCCAGGCAATGGCATCACAGGCtggaggtggcggaggtggGGATGCTGGCTCGGCGCAACGCGGGCAGATTCAGGGTTTGGCAAGACAGGGTTCTTTATACAACCTTACCCTGGATGAGGTGCAGAACCATTTGGGAGAGCCATTGCTTAGCATGAATTTCGATGACCTCCTGAAGACCGTGTTTCCTGACGGTGTAGACCCGAATGGCCCTGTCATAGGCAAGCCTGATCCAGCATCGAGCCTGCAGCGACAAGGGAGCATTGTGATGCCTCCGCAGCTGAGCAAGAAGACTGTTGATGAGGTGTGGAAGGGCATCCAGGATGGACCAGAGACCAGTGCTAGAGAAGGTGGTCGGCACAGGCGGGAGAGGCAGCCGACGCTTGGGGAGATGACACTTGAGGACTTCTTGGTTAAAGCTGGGGTTGTTCCGGAAGGACTTATGAGGGATTCAGATGATTTGCTGGTCAATATGGATACAGTTGGGAGCAATGTTATGGTGGCTGGCACTTCCAGTTTGAACCCTGGAGCACAGTTGTTGCAGCAGTACCAGCAGCAAGCTTTGGAGTCCCAGCAACCGAGTTTGGTGGGTTCATACATGGCTGGTCAGTTGGCTCCCCAGCCATTGTCTGTTGCTACAGGTGCTATGTTGGATTCAATGTACTCCGATGGCCAGATTACTTCACCAACACTTGGTGCATTTTCGGACCCTCAGACACCTGGGCGCAAGCGTGGTGTCTCAGGGGAGGTGGTAGATAAGGTGATTGAAAGAAGGCAGAAGAGGATGATAAAAAATAGGGAATCAGCTGCACGGTCAAGAGCGAGAAAGCAG GCTTATACTAATGAGCTCGAAAACAAGGTATCCCTTCTTGAAGAGGAGAATGAGAGGCTAAAGAAACAGAAGGtacttttatccttttcttgttctttctgTGGAGGGTATTCAGCAAAAAACATTTCACTATGTCTTCATATTAAACTGTCAGTTCTTGCAAAACTGTTGTTCTTCAGATGGTCAAGTCTTCTGTTCTATGTTAACTATTTATTCATTTCctggttccttttttttcttttagtgcTCAATAGCTATGTCATGTGCTACCTGACAACCACAATTGACGTATGA